The Nocardioides marmorisolisilvae genomic interval GCGGCGTCGGTGGCCTGGTGCCACGCGTGGACCAGGTCGTCGGCGCGCTCCCTGAAGACCTCGGCCCAGTCCTCGCGGACCTCCGGCGTCGCCGCGGACCAGTCCGGCTGCCCCCCGCGCATCATCTCCAAGAACCCCACCTCGTCGGTGAGGAGGTGATCCACGAGCGCGGACACCTTCCAGCCGTGGCAGGGTGTCGGCAGGTCCCGATGCTCGGGGTGCACGCGCTGCACCAGATCGCCTGCTTGGTCCAGGGCCCGGGACAGCACCCGGACCGCGTCAGCCACCGCATTCATCCGACCACCCTAGGTCGCCGTGGGCGGCCCCGTGAACCCGCGCCCTGAGCCCGCGCTGGGCCCGACACGCCTGGCGTCCAAGCCGAGGCGGGTCAGCTGAAGTCGAGCTCGCCGGTGCGGCTGCGCTTGATCTCGTAGAAGTAGGGGAACGACGAGAGCGCCACCGAGGCGTCCCAGAGCCGACCGGCGTCCTCGCCACGGGGGATCTTCGAGATCACCGGGCCGAAGAACGCGGACCCGTTGATGTGGATGGTCGGCGTACCGACCTCGTCACCGACCGCATCCATGCCCTCGTGGTGCGAGGCCGCCACGGCCGCGTCGTAGGAGGGGTCGTCCATCGCGTTCGACAGCCCGACCGGGAGACCGACCTCCTTCAGCGCGTCCTCGACGACCTCTCGGGTGAGGTCGAGTCCCTCGTTGTGTC includes:
- a CDS encoding DinB family protein encodes the protein MNAVADAVRVLSRALDQAGDLVQRVHPEHRDLPTPCHGWKVSALVDHLLTDEVGFLEMMRGGQPDWSAATPEVREDWAEVFRERADDLVHAWHQATDAAIDPDWQTAEFAVHSWDLARALDLDTARLDPEVAERGLAFMRANLSAERRGPAFAPEQQAPPGAGRYELLAAFAGRVV
- a CDS encoding mycothiol-dependent nitroreductase Rv2466c family protein, whose translation is MTATKDVADFWFDPMCPFAWITSRWMLEVEKVRDIEVRWHVMSLAYLNQGREISDDYREFLSTAWQPVRVCIAAEQQHGAEVLGALYTALGTRRHNEGLDLTREVVEDALKEVGLPVGLSNAMDDPSYDAAVAASHHEGMDAVGDEVGTPTIHINGSAFFGPVISKIPRGEDAGRLWDASVALSSFPYFYEIKRSRTGELDFS